A window of Nitrosopumilus sp. contains these coding sequences:
- a CDS encoding DUF3179 domain-containing protein, translated as MVVAAIFLIFYFTSEPTTVNSEPNDVISDVDHEPEMSLSTVMETNGQKHTIPLEKIRGGGPPKDGIPSIDNPIFANISDSSFMDDSDIVIGLEINGDVKAYPLFILVWHEIVNDMVGNTSVAVTYCPLCYTSQVFERIIDGQKVEFGTSGKLYNSNLLMYDRVTGSYWSQSLGMAVTGPLSGSQLKTIPFDLITWGDWKKLHSDTLVLTTNTGHIRSYATDPYGSYYTEPRIMFPVENSDDRMQPKEIIIGFSQGDIYKAYKQKDIEFHKVINDSVGTTSILLISEHDHNSRIFQRNVGGDPLEFVYDNGVLIDSKTKSVWTYDGMAVSGPMAGTVLQRIPIHPGFWFEWVAFHPDTLVYGES; from the coding sequence GTGGTTGTAGCTGCAATTTTTTTAATATTTTATTTTACGTCAGAACCAACTACTGTTAACTCTGAACCAAATGATGTAATTTCTGATGTTGACCATGAACCTGAGATGTCACTTTCTACTGTGATGGAAACAAATGGACAAAAACATACCATACCTCTTGAAAAGATACGTGGAGGGGGCCCACCAAAAGATGGGATTCCATCAATTGACAACCCTATTTTTGCAAATATTTCAGATTCTAGTTTTATGGATGATTCGGATATTGTAATTGGATTGGAAATTAATGGAGACGTAAAAGCATATCCGTTGTTTATTCTGGTTTGGCATGAGATAGTAAATGATATGGTTGGCAACACTTCTGTGGCAGTAACTTACTGTCCTTTGTGTTATACAAGTCAGGTATTTGAGAGAATCATTGACGGCCAAAAAGTAGAATTTGGAACTTCTGGAAAACTGTACAACAGTAATTTGCTCATGTATGACAGAGTAACTGGATCATATTGGAGTCAAAGTCTAGGTATGGCAGTAACTGGACCTTTGTCAGGTTCTCAATTGAAAACAATCCCATTTGATCTAATTACTTGGGGTGATTGGAAAAAGTTACATTCAGATACATTGGTATTGACTACCAATACAGGTCATATCCGTTCGTATGCAACTGATCCTTATGGAAGTTATTATACCGAACCACGAATAATGTTTCCAGTTGAGAACAGCGATGATAGGATGCAGCCTAAAGAGATAATCATTGGATTCAGCCAGGGCGATATCTACAAAGCATACAAGCAAAAAGATATTGAATTTCACAAAGTCATTAATGATTCTGTAGGTACCACATCAATTCTTCTGATATCTGAACATGATCATAATTCCAGGATTTTTCAAAGAAACGTGGGTGGTGATCCTTTGGAATTTGTTTATGATAATGGTGTGTTGATTGATTCTAAGACAAAATCCGTATGGACGTATGACGGCATGGCAGTTTCGGGT
- a CDS encoding NAD(P)H-dependent oxidoreductase: MNIAIILGSVRQDRNGVKVSHWITKKIAKRGHRTMLVDPMQLDLPILDKMYKEMKEPESKYKKLHDMIDSADGYVPITTEYNHTVSGAMKNTLDCCLDEYFFKPSAIVSYSVGPFGGINAAQHLRHIFAGLGSPSIPSSLQISKVSEAFGDDGKLLAQEYDKRVERFLDEFDWYLEAFRSQRNKGVPY, from the coding sequence TTGAATATTGCAATAATTTTGGGTTCTGTCAGACAGGATAGAAATGGTGTAAAAGTAAGCCATTGGATTACAAAAAAGATTGCAAAACGAGGCCACCGTACAATGTTAGTCGATCCTATGCAGCTGGACTTGCCGATTCTGGATAAAATGTATAAAGAGATGAAAGAACCTGAATCAAAATACAAAAAACTTCATGATATGATAGATTCTGCTGATGGGTATGTACCAATTACCACTGAGTATAACCATACTGTTTCTGGAGCCATGAAAAACACACTTGACTGCTGCTTGGATGAATATTTTTTCAAGCCTTCTGCTATAGTGTCCTATTCTGTTGGGCCCTTTGGAGGAATCAATGCAGCCCAGCATTTGCGTCATATTTTTGCAGGACTTGGTTCTCCTTCTATTCCATCTTCACTTCAAATATCCAAAGTAAGTGAAGCATTTGGTGATGATGGCAAACTGTTGGCCCAAGAATATGATAAAAGAGTTGAGAGATTCCTTGATGAGTTTGATTGGTATCTGGAGGCATTCAGATCTCAAAGAAATAAAGGTGTGCCATATTAG